The nucleotide sequence GAAGATCCAATTTGAGTTTCAACTTTGTAGGCACGAGTTAAAAGTTAGTCCATTAATTCCAAATTCAGGCTAGCTTAAGTCAGGTTCATTCCCGAGTCTTGCTATATGGTTATTTCTATTCTTTATGTTGTAGATCAAATAGATTAAAGTTGAGTTTCATTTAATGAACCGGGCTGGTGCCAATGGCTTGGGACTTGGGCAATTAATATGCAGATGATTTCGGTGACTAGTTTCACTAGGCATTTTGGTGGATTAGTCTCTCTTCTTCCcgcaattaataattaatattctTAATATCTTTCGTAATAAATAATATGTGTGAAGCTAATTTTTCtactataaaaaatataaactccTCCAATGACTGATGTTTCCACCCTTGTTGTTTCAAATTTTAATCCTTGTGTTCGTAATCCAGTGTTTTGATCACATGGGCTGCTCCAGTCTGATTGAGAGGTGACGTCGACCCCATTCGATCAGCACTTgtgtttttcctctctttccctctgttCATATGAACTTTACAACTGAAAAGTATTACCCTTAGCGTGATGGCAATTCCAGCCACCCAACAAGCCCCTCAAAGTGCTCCCATAATTGCTGGTAGGTTCGAGGTCACAGTCTCCCCTCCCTCTTTTCCGTCGGTCATTCGCGTTATAAAGAAGGCTAACCCAGACCCGTCTTCCCCGCCAACTACACTCGAAACCAAACATCCAGAATTAGGATCTGCCTTCAATCCAGCAATGGCGGAAAAGGTTGCCAATTCTCCTCCCTTCAGAATCACTTCTCTATGTACTTTCCAAAGGCTAGCTCATGATCATTTTAACTCATAATATCATGACCGTTTTCCTAAAGCTTACAGTTTTATGTTAATGATAGCATCGAGCTTTGGTAATtcccttttatatttttatcagaATAAAGCTTATTTGAGGCGGATCGTTTCATCATTCTTggatcttttctttctttcttgttttgatCAACCTGACTATGTTTAACTTTGATACAAGTTATTGAGCCTCTCTTTATTAGCTTAAGATTACAATTATTGTtaaattatttctaaatatGTCAGATAAGGCAAGTTTCgagctttccttttctttttttttttctttcctttttttcttcttcttattcttttaaTACTCATATTAGGACAACGACATCATCATTTGTACTGCATATTTGTATTCACTTATTCCCAAGCTGAGGTCCTTCGTATTATTTTCACATTCACTAAATAAATCCTATCACAGATCTCCACGTTAGAGCTAAAAGTTGACCTAGGCTGCCGGTATTGCTAcaaaaagattcaaaagacTCTATGCAAGCTCCAAGGTACGTAATTACACCCCCCCACACTTCCACTGCCTCCATTCTAGTCCAATATTTTAGCTACTAATGATTGTACCAATCATCCAATTTTCCCCTTTGATTTCCATCAACAAAGAACGGGAGAACATAAAAACCATCTCCTATGACAAGAAGAACAATACTATCACAATCTCTGGCCCATTCGATCCCGAGAAGCTCATCAAGAAGCTCCGCTGCATGGCCTGCAAGGTGATCATAATCATAATAATTGTAAAGCCGCCGCCGACGCCGACGCCGACAAAGCCGCCACCAGAACCATGCAAATGTTGTTGCAAGGTGTGCAACAACATTAAAATCATATCATGTGACCATCACAAGGATCCCAAATGCACGGTGACTAAGAAGGTGATCGAGGATCCTACTCCCGAGAAGAAAAAGGATGATAAGGATAAAAAACCTACCGAGAAAGAAACTAAAAAGAAGGTGATCAACGACATTGAGATCATAATATGTGAGCATCCAAAATGTCCGGATCCCTGCCCACCACCATGTCCACCACCGTGTGAACCACCGTGCCCACCACCATGTCCGCCACCGTGTGAACCACCGTGCCCACCACCATGCCCACCACCGTGCCAGCCACCATGTCCACCACCGTGTCCACCACCATGTGAACCTTGGTGTCCACCACCATGTCAACCACCAATTTG is from Phoenix dactylifera cultivar Barhee BC4 chromosome 6, palm_55x_up_171113_PBpolish2nd_filt_p, whole genome shotgun sequence and encodes:
- the LOC120111119 gene encoding protein PYRICULARIA ORYZAE RESISTANCE 21-like, translating into MAEKISTLELKVDLGCRYCYKKIQKTLCKLQERENIKTISYDKKNNTITISGPFDPEKLIKKLRCMACKVIIIIIIVKPPPTPTPTKPPPEPCKCCCKVCNNIKIISCDHHKDPKCTVTKKVIEDPTPEKKKDDKDKKPTEKETKKKVINDIEIIICEHPKCPDPCPPPCPPPCEPPCPPPCPPPCEPPCPPPCPPPCQPPCPPPCPPPCEPWCPPPCQPPICQVCCRMPSSGGHQGGSRCYSCGRIEGCVPDCPPMPFGGTSHGGYQFMLKEDPSPSCAIM